From the Solea senegalensis isolate Sse05_10M linkage group LG16, IFAPA_SoseM_1, whole genome shotgun sequence genome, one window contains:
- the LOC122783108 gene encoding FERM domain-containing protein 6 → MNKLNFHNNKTMQDRRCVCVFLPNDDTLNVIVNVKTLCQELLVQVCDLLRLKDCHLFGLSVIQNNEHIYMELDQKLSKYCPKEWKREASKGIDQFGPPMIIHFRAQYYVENGRLISDRVARYYYYWHLRKQVLLSQCIQREEAYFLLAAFALQADLGNFKRNKHFGKYFEPEAYFPPWVITKRGREYILRHIPNMHKDQFALTASEAHLKYIKECAQLDDVTVHYYRLYKDKKEVEASLTLGLTLRGIQIFQNVGSVRQLLYDFPWTNVGKLVFVGKKFEILPDGLPSARKLIYYTGCPIRSRHLLQLLSNSHRLYMNLQPVLKQVRRLEENEGIIVVGKGEEIGGRLHSPLLSGNRKPALQDQGCLILQSMVACSIGMDMAP, encoded by the exons ATGAACAAACTGAActtccacaacaacaaaaccatgCAGGACCGtcgctgtgtctgtgtttttctgcccAATGATGACACACTCAATGTCATAGTCAAT GTGAAGACTTTGTGCCAGGAACTGTTGGTCCAGGTGTGTGACCTTCTGAGGCTGAAGGATTGTCACCTGTTTGGTCTCAGCGTCATTCAGA aTAATGAACACATCTATATGGAGCTGGATCAGAAACTGTCCAAGTACTGTCCCAAAGAATGGAAGCGAGAAGCCAGCAAG ggAATCGACCAGTTTGGTCCTCCTATGATCATTCACTTCAGAGCCCAGTATTACGTGGAGAACGGAAGATTAATCAG TGACCGTGTAGCCAGGTACTACTACTACTGGCACCTGAGGAAACAGGTGCTGCTCTCTCAGTGTATCCAGAGAGAGGAGGCCTACTTCCTCCTGGCAGCGTTCGCCCTGCAGGCCGACCTCGGCAACTTCAAGCGCAACAAGCACTTTGGGAAGTACTTTGAACCGGAAGCCTACTTCCCTCCGTGG GTGATCACTAAACGTGGTCGTGAGTACATCCTGAGGCACATCCCGAACATGCACAAGGACCAGTTTGCTCTCACAGCTTCAGAGGCTCACCTCAAATACATCAAGGAGTGTGCACAGCTCGATGATGTCACTGTCCACTACTACAGGCTCTACAAG GACAAGAAAGAAGTAGAGGCGTCTCTCACGTTAGGACTGACTTTACGTGGAATTCAAATATTCCAG AACGTCGGCTCAGTGAGGCAGCTGCTGTACGACTTCCCCTGGACCAACGTGGGCAAACTGGTCTTCGTG GGGAAGAAGTTCGAAATCCTCCCCGATGGACTCCCCTCGGCCCGCAAACTCATCTACTACACGGGTTGTCCGATACGCTCCCGCcacctcctgcagctgctcagcAACAGCCACCGGCTCTACATGAACCTGCAGCCTGTTCTCAAACAAGTCCGTCGACTGGAAGAAAACGAAG GAATCATTGTGGTGGGTAAAGGTGAGGAGATTGGGGGCCGTCTCCACTCCCCCTTACTGTCCGGTAACAggaaaccagccttgcaagatcagggctgcCTGATCTTGCAGTCG ATGGTTGCCTGTTCCATcggcatggacatggctccatga